One genomic segment of Sebastes fasciatus isolate fSebFas1 chromosome 17, fSebFas1.pri, whole genome shotgun sequence includes these proteins:
- the tinagl1 gene encoding tubulointerstitial nephritis antigen-like, whose amino-acid sequence MKLFLLTVAALLLVVGESAAERILSRRTKRELASPLHGGGIRDPFGSYCERRGGCCPGRDDLCTVPYLDTICYCDLFCNRTVSDCCPDFWGHCLGIEPPFIGTCERNGFKFFSGQTYKENCNLCTCGTTGRWECEQNACLMEPDIIHAVNRGNYGWKAANYSQLYGMTLDEGIRFRLGTQRPSRTVMNMNEIQMNMDPQSDRLPLYFNSTEKWPGKIHEPLDQGNCAASWAFSTAAVASDRISIQSMGHMTPQLSPQNIISCDTRNQGGCAGGRVDGAWWYLRRRGVVTEDCYPFQPPQQTPADVGRCMMQSRSVGRGKRQATQRCPNTHNYHNDIYQSTPPYRLSSNEKEIMKEIMDNGPVQAIMEVHEDFFVYKNGIYKHTDVSFTKPTQYRKHGTHSIRITGWGEERNFDGTSKKYWIAANSWGKNWGENGYFRIARGDNECEIETFVIGVWGRITMEDMHNHHHHRRRHI is encoded by the exons ATGAAGCTCTTCCTGTTGACGGTGGCGGCGCTGCTCCTGGTGGTGGGAGAGAGCGCTGCAGAAAGAATCCTGTCCAGAAGGACCAAGAGGGAGCTCGCCAGTCCGCTCCACGGCGGAGGCATCAGGGACCCGTTTGGCTCCTActgcgagaggagaggaggctgcTGCCCCGGCAGAGACGACCTGTGCACGGTTCCCTACCTGGACACCATCTGCTACTGCGACCTGTTCTGCAACCGCACCGTCTCCGACTGCTGCCCCGACTTCTGGGGTCACTGTCTAGGCATCGAGCCACCTTTCATAG GCACCTGCGAAAGAAATGGATTCAAGTTCTTTTCAGGGCAAACATACAAAGAGAACTGCAATTTATG CACATGTGGGACCACAGGACGCTGGGAGTGTGAGCAGAACGCCTGTCTGATGGAGCCTGACATCATCCATGCTGTTAACAGAGGCAActatgg ATGGAAGGCAGCTAACTACAGTCAGCTCTACGGCATGACTCTGGACGAGGGCATCCGGTTCCGCCTGGGCACACAGAGACCATCCAGGACTGTTATGAACATGAATGAGATCCAG ATGAACATGGATCCTCAGAGCGACCGTCTGCCGCTCTACTTCAACTCGACAGAGAAGTGGCCGGGAAAGATCCATGAACCGCTGGACCAGGGCAACTGTGCTGCATCCTGGGCTTTCTCCACTGCAG CTGTGGCATCAGACAGAATCTCCATCCAGTCGATGGGTCACATGACTCCTCAGCTGTCCCCACAAAATATAATTTCCTGTGACACACGCAACCAGGGAGGCTGTGCCGGGGGACGCGTCGATGGAGCCTGGTGGTACCTCCGACGTAGAGG aGTGGTGACAGAGGACTGTTATCCATTCCAACCCCCACAGCAGACGCCAGCGGATGTGGGCCGCTGCATGATGCAGAGTCGCTCAGTTGGCCGTGGGAAGAGGCAGGCCACGCAGCGCTGCCCCAACACACACAACTACCACAACGACATCTACCAGTCCACGCCGCCCTACAGGCTCTCATCCAAT gaaaAGGAGATCATGAAGGAGATTATGGATAATGGCCCCGTGCAAG CTATTATGGAGGTCCACGAGGACTTCTTTGTCTATAAGAATGGGATCTACAAACACACTGATGTCAGCTTCACCAAGCCTACACAGTACCGCAAACACGGCACTCACTCAATCAGGATCACTGG gtggggagaggagagaaacttTGATGGGACATCAAAAAAATATTGG ATCGCTGCCAACTCCTGGGGAAAGAACTGGGGAGAGAACGGCTACTTCCGCATCGCCCGCGGGGACAACGAGTGTGAGATTGAAACATTTGTGATTGGCGTGTGGGGCAGGATCACGATGGAGGACATGCACAACCATCACCACCATCGTCGCCGACACATTTAG
- the LOC141754600 gene encoding lens fiber membrane intrinsic protein-like isoform X2: MYSFMGGGLFCAIVGNILLVISTATDYWMQYRLSGNYAHQGLWRYCISNKCYMQTDSIAYWNATRAFMILSGMACFAGIIAGIMSFAHFSSFERFNRSFAAGIMFFVSTFFVLLGMAIYTGVTVNFLGRRFGDWRFSWSYILGWVAMLMNFFAGIFYICAYRMCECRRGNGPR; this comes from the exons ATGTACAGCTTCATGGGAGGGGGCCTGTTCTGTGCTATTGTTGGTAATATCCTGTTGGTGATCTCCACGGCGACCGACTACTGGATGCAGTACCGTCTCTCTGGAAACTACGCCCACCAGGGTCTGTGGAGGTACTGCATTTCCAACAAGTGCTACATGCAGACTGACAGCATTG CTTACTGGAATGCCACCAGGGCCTTCATGATCCTTTCAGGGATGGCGTGCTTTGCAGGCATCATCGCAGGCATCATGTCGTTCGCTCACTTCTCCTCCTTTGAAAGGTTCAACCGCTCCTTTGCTGCAGGAATCATGTTTTTTGTCTCCA CTTTCTTTGTTCTGCTGGGTATGGCCATTTATACTGGAGTGACAGTCAACTTCCTGGGGAGGCGCTTCGGTGACTGGCGCTTCTCCTGGTCCTACATACTGGGCTGGGTGGCCATGCTCATGAACTTCTTTGCAG GTATTTTCTACATATGTGCCTACAGAATGTGTGAATGCAGGAGAGGAAACGGCCCACGCTAG
- the LOC141754600 gene encoding lens fiber membrane intrinsic protein-like isoform X1: MVPLQKSCSAEAPLSQLKMYSFMGGGLFCAIVGNILLVISTATDYWMQYRLSGNYAHQGLWRYCISNKCYMQTDSIAYWNATRAFMILSGMACFAGIIAGIMSFAHFSSFERFNRSFAAGIMFFVSTFFVLLGMAIYTGVTVNFLGRRFGDWRFSWSYILGWVAMLMNFFAGIFYICAYRMCECRRGNGPR; the protein is encoded by the exons ATGGTTCCACTACAGAAGAG TTGCTCTGCAGAGGCCCCGTTATCTCAGCTCAAGATGTACAGCTTCATGGGAGGGGGCCTGTTCTGTGCTATTGTTGGTAATATCCTGTTGGTGATCTCCACGGCGACCGACTACTGGATGCAGTACCGTCTCTCTGGAAACTACGCCCACCAGGGTCTGTGGAGGTACTGCATTTCCAACAAGTGCTACATGCAGACTGACAGCATTG CTTACTGGAATGCCACCAGGGCCTTCATGATCCTTTCAGGGATGGCGTGCTTTGCAGGCATCATCGCAGGCATCATGTCGTTCGCTCACTTCTCCTCCTTTGAAAGGTTCAACCGCTCCTTTGCTGCAGGAATCATGTTTTTTGTCTCCA CTTTCTTTGTTCTGCTGGGTATGGCCATTTATACTGGAGTGACAGTCAACTTCCTGGGGAGGCGCTTCGGTGACTGGCGCTTCTCCTGGTCCTACATACTGGGCTGGGTGGCCATGCTCATGAACTTCTTTGCAG GTATTTTCTACATATGTGCCTACAGAATGTGTGAATGCAGGAGAGGAAACGGCCCACGCTAG